Proteins encoded within one genomic window of Sphingomonas sp. G-3-2-10:
- a CDS encoding glycoside hydrolase family 5 protein: MIRASLSIALGLALAAPASAQRYTPAPAAKARVGITLPIGKCVNMGNHLEPPNEGEWGRAIADDDFKVIKAAGFTTIRLPVRWSTHALATAPYTINAKWMARVAHVVRTANRAGLNVILNLHNYDELVIEPDKHAARFAALWKQIGAHFADAPANLWFELLNEPHRAIDNKNLLSILNPALAAVRATNPTRPVLIGGEFWSNVDSLKTLELPDDPYVIATIHTYDPFDFTHQGASWVNPSPKIGRNFPIPADYSGLEANLQKVRDYMARTGRVPFVGEYGATDIAAVPLAQRIDYYGTVSAAYASIGIQTCAWAYTNTFRLREGNAWLRGMVEAIRAPTTLQ; this comes from the coding sequence ATGATCCGCGCTTCGCTTTCCATCGCGCTGGGGCTTGCGCTCGCCGCGCCCGCGAGTGCGCAACGCTACACTCCAGCCCCGGCGGCAAAGGCGCGCGTCGGGATCACGCTGCCGATCGGCAAGTGCGTCAACATGGGCAATCATCTCGAGCCGCCGAACGAGGGCGAATGGGGCCGGGCGATCGCGGACGACGATTTCAAGGTCATCAAGGCGGCGGGCTTCACCACGATCCGCTTGCCGGTGCGCTGGTCGACTCATGCGCTGGCCACGGCGCCCTATACGATCAACGCGAAATGGATGGCGCGCGTGGCGCATGTCGTGCGGACCGCAAACCGGGCCGGGCTGAACGTCATCCTCAACCTCCACAATTATGACGAGCTGGTGATCGAGCCGGACAAACATGCGGCGCGCTTCGCGGCGCTGTGGAAGCAGATCGGCGCGCACTTTGCCGATGCGCCGGCCAATCTCTGGTTCGAACTGCTCAACGAGCCGCACCGGGCGATCGACAACAAGAATCTTCTCTCGATCCTCAACCCCGCGCTTGCCGCCGTCCGGGCAACCAATCCCACTCGCCCGGTGCTGATCGGCGGCGAATTCTGGAGCAATGTCGATTCGCTCAAGACGCTCGAACTGCCCGACGATCCCTATGTGATCGCGACGATCCACACCTATGATCCGTTCGATTTCACCCATCAGGGCGCAAGCTGGGTCAATCCGTCGCCGAAGATCGGACGCAACTTCCCAATTCCCGCCGATTACAGCGGGCTGGAAGCCAATCTGCAGAAGGTCCGCGACTATATGGCGCGCACCGGACGGGTGCCGTTCGTCGGCGAATATGGCGCGACCGATATCGCCGCGGTGCCGCTGGCGCAGCGGATCGACTATTACGGCACGGTCAGCGCCGCCTATGCCTCGATCGGCATTCAGACTTGCGCCTGGGCCTACACCAATACTTTCCGCTTACGTGAAGGCAATGCATGGCTTCGGGGCATGGTCGAGGCAATCCGGGCGCCTACCACGC
- a CDS encoding glycoside hydrolase family 5 protein, whose protein sequence is MNRKRMAASLMVLSLVACSGGASGSSTSGGGAVTGAPTPTPSPSASPAPTPSPTSSPAAFTPAAAAIPSTGGSLKLGKCVNLSNMLEAPTEGAWGRAFTDSDIANIKSKGFTGIRLPVRFSAHALAAAPYTIDATFMARVKHIVDLAVAADMAIIIDMHHYEELFTDPGGHAARFAEMWRQIGVAFKDYPSTVYFELINEPNGKLDVTNNLAVQGPALAAVRATNPTRQVVIDGPSWANIDHMLTMPFPVDPNVVPTFHYYDPQNFGFDTAPWMTPASRNDFGTAGDIAALNVVLGKIRGFIASTGRVPFVGEYGAHEIRPDAARTTYYGMVSAAFASVGVQSCAWGYTNTMHLWRDATGWTPGVADAIVTTRTLP, encoded by the coding sequence ATGAACCGCAAGCGCATGGCCGCTTCGTTGATGGTGTTGAGCCTTGTCGCGTGCAGCGGCGGGGCTTCGGGGAGCAGCACTTCGGGCGGCGGCGCGGTGACCGGAGCGCCGACTCCGACTCCTTCGCCCTCCGCCTCGCCGGCCCCCACGCCCAGCCCGACCTCGTCGCCGGCGGCTTTTACGCCTGCCGCTGCTGCGATCCCATCCACTGGCGGTTCGCTCAAGCTCGGCAAGTGCGTCAACCTGTCCAACATGCTCGAAGCGCCGACCGAAGGGGCGTGGGGCCGCGCCTTCACCGACAGCGACATCGCCAACATCAAGTCGAAGGGGTTCACCGGCATCCGCCTGCCGGTGCGCTTCTCGGCGCACGCGCTGGCGGCGGCGCCCTATACGATCGACGCGACGTTCATGGCGCGGGTGAAGCATATCGTCGATCTCGCGGTGGCCGCCGACATGGCGATCATCATCGACATGCACCATTATGAGGAGCTGTTCACGGATCCTGGCGGCCACGCCGCGCGCTTCGCCGAGATGTGGCGGCAGATCGGCGTCGCGTTCAAGGATTACCCTTCGACGGTCTATTTCGAGCTGATCAACGAGCCTAACGGCAAGCTGGACGTGACCAACAATCTCGCGGTGCAGGGCCCCGCGCTGGCGGCGGTGCGCGCGACCAATCCGACGCGGCAAGTGGTGATCGACGGGCCCAGCTGGGCGAACATCGATCATATGCTGACCATGCCCTTCCCGGTGGACCCGAACGTGGTGCCGACCTTCCATTATTACGATCCGCAGAATTTCGGCTTCGACACTGCGCCGTGGATGACCCCGGCAAGCCGCAACGATTTCGGCACGGCGGGCGACATCGCCGCGTTGAACGTAGTGCTGGGCAAGATCCGCGGGTTCATCGCCTCGACCGGGCGGGTGCCGTTCGTCGGCGAATATGGCGCGCACGAGATTCGGCCCGATGCCGCCCGCACGACCTATTACGGGATGGTCAGCGCAGCCTTCGCGTCGGTGGGCGTGCAGAGCTGCGCCTGGGGCTATACCAACACCATGCATCTTTGGCGCGACGCGACAGGCTGGACGCCGGGCGTGGCCGACGCGATCGTCACGACAAGGACCCTGCCATGA
- a CDS encoding histone deacetylase family protein, translating into MLKVFDPRQLGHAPEREFHNGGWADYAETPVRSRIVAERVGDTVPARDFGMAPVERVHSPDYLAFLRTAHDRWVEAGRTGDAIGYVWPVVGRRPLNLSRIDALLGQYSYDAATPVAAGTWDAAYWGAQTALTALQPLLDGEARASFALCRPPGHHSGADYCGGYCYLNNAAIAAQAAIDAGKRRVAILDIDYHHGNGTQDIFLDRDDVLFASIHADPATDYPFYWGHADERGEGDGVGATLNLPLPRGTGIEAYLPALDTALAAIDAFGPELMIVSFGADTFAEDPISHFKLQTADYGTIARRIAGAGLPVLIVLEGGYAVDALGENVDAFLNGF; encoded by the coding sequence ATGCTCAAGGTCTTCGACCCCCGCCAGCTGGGCCACGCGCCCGAGCGTGAGTTCCACAATGGCGGGTGGGCGGACTATGCCGAGACGCCGGTGCGGTCGCGGATCGTGGCGGAGCGGGTGGGGGATACCGTGCCCGCGCGGGATTTCGGGATGGCGCCGGTCGAACGGGTGCATTCGCCGGACTATCTCGCGTTTCTGCGGACCGCGCACGATCGCTGGGTTGAGGCGGGGCGCACGGGCGATGCGATCGGCTATGTCTGGCCGGTGGTCGGGCGGCGGCCGCTCAACCTCTCGCGGATCGACGCGCTGCTCGGGCAATATAGCTATGACGCGGCCACGCCGGTCGCGGCGGGGACGTGGGACGCGGCCTATTGGGGCGCGCAGACGGCGCTGACTGCGCTGCAACCGCTGCTCGACGGGGAAGCTCGGGCGAGTTTCGCTTTATGCCGTCCGCCGGGTCATCATTCGGGTGCGGATTATTGCGGCGGCTATTGTTACCTCAACAACGCCGCCATCGCAGCGCAGGCGGCGATCGATGCGGGCAAGCGCCGCGTCGCGATCCTCGATATTGACTATCATCACGGCAACGGGACGCAGGATATCTTCCTGGATCGCGATGACGTGCTTTTCGCCTCGATCCATGCCGATCCGGCGACCGACTATCCCTTTTACTGGGGCCATGCCGACGAGCGTGGCGAAGGCGATGGCGTGGGGGCGACGCTGAACCTGCCGCTGCCGCGCGGGACGGGGATCGAGGCGTATCTGCCCGCGCTCGATACCGCGCTGGCGGCGATCGACGCGTTCGGGCCGGAGCTGATGATCGTTTCGTTCGGTGCGGATACCTTTGCCGAGGATCCGATATCGCACTTCAAATTGCAGACCGCCGACTATGGGACGATCGCGCGGCGGATCGCCGGCGCGGGCCTGCCGGTGCTGATCGTGCTGGAAGGCGGCTATGCCGTCGACGCGCTGGGCGAGAATGTCGACGCCTTTCTGAACGGCTTTTAG
- the uvrB gene encoding excinuclease ABC subunit UvrB, producing MAIQIRTDLAEPETGQSFIPHRPNRPDKLEGGRKFKLVTEYTASGDQPGAIAEMVAAVEAGERDQVLLGVTGSGKTFTVAKVIEATQRPALVLAPNKILAAQLYGEFKSFFPDNAVEYFVSYYDYYQPEAYVARSDTYIEKESSVNEAIDRMRHSATRSLLERDDVIIVASVSCLYGIGSVETYSAMIFDLKKGQSVDQREIIRKLVALQYKRNDAAFNRGAFRVRGDSLEIFPSHYEDTAWRISFFGDDIEEITEFDPLTGQKVANLDYIRVYANSHHVTPGPTLKQAMEAIRHELSERLKELHAEGKLLEHQRLEQRTNFDLEMIAATGSCAGIENYSRFLTGRMPGEPPPTLFEYLPDNALLFVDESHQTIGQINGMSRGDHRRKVTLAEYGFRLPSAIDNRPLRFNEWDAMRPQTTYVSATPGAWEMEQTGGVFSEQVIRPTGLIDPPVEIRPVEEQVQDLIVECRKTAEAGYRSLVTTLTKRMAEDLTEYMHEAGLKVRYMHSDTETLERIELIRDLRMGVYDVLVGINLLREGLDIPECGLVAILDADKEGFLRSETSLIQTIGRAARNVDGRVILYADRMTGSMERAIAETDRRREKQRAYNLEHGITPTTIKRNIGDIIAHVASKDQVTVDIDEDRPHMVGHNLRSYIESLEKKMRDAAANLEFEEAGRLRDEIRALEAEELGLPASEHKAPIMGRSNEGKPGTRKGRFGKQSKTKWGGGKR from the coding sequence ATGGCAATCCAGATTCGCACCGACCTGGCCGAACCCGAGACCGGGCAAAGCTTTATCCCGCACCGGCCCAACCGGCCGGACAAGCTGGAGGGCGGCCGCAAGTTCAAGCTGGTTACCGAATATACCGCCTCGGGCGACCAGCCCGGCGCCATCGCCGAGATGGTGGCCGCGGTGGAGGCCGGTGAGCGCGATCAGGTGCTGCTGGGCGTCACCGGATCGGGCAAGACCTTCACCGTCGCCAAGGTGATCGAAGCGACCCAGCGCCCGGCGCTGGTGCTGGCGCCGAACAAGATCCTGGCGGCGCAGCTCTATGGGGAGTTCAAGAGCTTCTTCCCGGACAATGCAGTCGAGTATTTCGTCAGCTATTACGACTATTATCAGCCCGAAGCCTATGTCGCCCGCAGCGACACCTACATCGAGAAGGAAAGCTCGGTGAACGAAGCGATCGACCGGATGCGGCATTCCGCAACCCGGTCGCTGCTGGAACGGGACGACGTGATCATCGTGGCGTCCGTTTCGTGCCTCTATGGCATCGGGTCGGTCGAGACCTATTCGGCGATGATCTTCGACTTGAAGAAGGGGCAGAGCGTCGATCAGCGCGAGATCATCCGCAAGCTGGTGGCGCTCCAGTACAAGCGCAACGATGCGGCCTTCAACCGCGGCGCGTTCCGCGTGCGGGGCGACAGCCTCGAAATCTTCCCGTCGCATTATGAGGACACCGCCTGGCGGATCAGCTTCTTCGGCGACGATATCGAGGAGATCACCGAGTTCGATCCGCTGACCGGACAGAAGGTCGCGAACCTCGATTACATCCGCGTCTATGCCAATTCGCACCACGTCACGCCCGGGCCGACGCTGAAGCAGGCGATGGAAGCGATCCGGCATGAACTCTCCGAGCGGCTGAAGGAGCTCCATGCCGAGGGCAAATTGCTCGAGCATCAGCGGCTGGAGCAGCGGACCAACTTCGACCTCGAAATGATCGCCGCCACCGGCAGCTGCGCGGGGATCGAGAATTACTCGCGCTTCCTCACCGGCCGTATGCCCGGCGAGCCGCCGCCCACCTTGTTCGAATATCTCCCGGACAACGCCCTGCTGTTCGTCGACGAGAGTCATCAGACGATCGGCCAGATCAACGGCATGTCGCGCGGCGATCATCGGCGGAAGGTGACGCTGGCCGAATATGGCTTCCGCTTGCCCAGCGCGATCGACAACCGCCCGCTGCGCTTCAACGAATGGGACGCGATGCGGCCCCAGACCACCTATGTCTCGGCCACGCCCGGCGCATGGGAAATGGAGCAGACCGGCGGTGTGTTCAGCGAGCAGGTGATCCGCCCTACCGGGCTGATCGATCCGCCGGTCGAGATTCGCCCGGTCGAGGAGCAGGTGCAGGACCTGATCGTCGAATGCCGCAAGACCGCCGAGGCCGGCTACCGCTCGCTGGTGACGACGCTGACCAAGCGGATGGCGGAAGATCTGACCGAATATATGCACGAAGCGGGGCTGAAGGTTCGCTACATGCATTCGGATACCGAGACGCTGGAACGCATCGAACTGATTCGCGATCTGCGCATGGGCGTGTACGACGTGCTGGTCGGCATCAACTTGCTGCGCGAGGGCCTCGACATTCCCGAATGCGGGCTGGTCGCGATCCTCGATGCCGACAAGGAAGGCTTTCTGCGCAGCGAAACCTCGCTGATCCAGACCATCGGCCGCGCCGCGCGCAATGTCGATGGACGCGTGATCCTCTATGCCGATCGCATGACCGGCAGCATGGAACGCGCCATCGCCGAAACCGACCGCCGGCGCGAAAAGCAACGCGCATATAATCTCGAACACGGCATCACGCCGACCACGATCAAGCGCAACATCGGCGACATCATCGCCCATGTCGCGTCGAAGGATCAGGTCACCGTCGATATCGACGAGGACCGCCCGCACATGGTCGGCCACAATCTGCGCTCGTATATCGAGAGCCTCGAAAAGAAGATGCGCGATGCCGCCGCGAACCTCGAGTTCGAGGAAGCAGGCCGCCTGCGCGACGAGATCCGCGCGCTGGAGGCTGAGGAACTTGGGCTGCCCGCGAGCGAGCACAAGGCGCCGATCATGGGCCGCAGCAACGAAGGCAAGCCCGGGACTCGGAAGGGGCGGTTCGGGAAGCAGAGCAAGACGAAGTGGGGCGGGGGCAAGCGCTGA
- a CDS encoding DUF3617 family protein, which produces MNRTYLAPLALLAIPLMGAGQSTGSFSLTNATSEQVAEAYATKKPGAPIATGQWERRYEIVSIDMPDIPAGPDRDAKIAAAKAPPKTETLCQEPTIEQSAPEPKQVFEMLGDQCVYDRITMGGGTFDAVVKCKGPDGSPVTNAVTGTYDPQHFMIHMNIEMAYPAPTGRVKLAMDVSGRRTGVCTK; this is translated from the coding sequence ATGAACCGAACCTATCTGGCGCCGCTCGCGCTGCTGGCCATTCCGCTGATGGGCGCGGGCCAGAGCACGGGCAGCTTCAGCCTGACCAACGCGACCTCGGAACAGGTGGCAGAGGCCTATGCGACGAAGAAGCCCGGCGCGCCGATCGCCACCGGCCAGTGGGAACGCCGCTACGAGATCGTCTCGATCGACATGCCCGATATCCCGGCCGGCCCCGATCGCGACGCAAAGATCGCGGCAGCCAAGGCGCCGCCCAAGACCGAGACTCTCTGTCAGGAACCGACCATCGAACAGAGTGCGCCCGAGCCCAAGCAGGTGTTCGAAATGCTTGGCGACCAGTGCGTCTATGATCGCATCACGATGGGCGGCGGCACGTTCGACGCGGTCGTGAAGTGCAAGGGGCCCGACGGCTCGCCGGTCACCAATGCCGTTACCGGTACCTATGACCCGCAGCATTTCATGATCCACATGAATATCGAGATGGCCTATCCCGCGCCTACGGGGCGGGTAAAGCTGGCGATGGATGTCAGCGGCCGCCGTACCGGCGTCTGCACCAAATAA
- a CDS encoding DUF3617 domain-containing protein gives MATKIVAPMALLLMLAACGGPSVSLTNATPEEVAKAAEANGLKPTMRAGMWETTVEITEYDIAGMPAEMKAAALAKAKEDGKKKPSKYCLSEEESKKPGGMFTGAEESTCTYSKFEMSGGKIDMVMVCPGPGGQNMTMSVNGTFNGDSATAVTSVKSTGQFGMNMKANTVSKRTGDCTPDAKK, from the coding sequence ATGGCCACGAAGATCGTCGCGCCGATGGCGCTGCTGCTCATGCTTGCCGCCTGCGGCGGTCCAAGCGTCTCGCTGACCAATGCCACGCCAGAGGAAGTCGCCAAGGCGGCGGAAGCGAACGGGCTCAAGCCGACGATGCGCGCCGGCATGTGGGAAACCACGGTCGAGATCACCGAATATGACATTGCCGGCATGCCCGCGGAGATGAAGGCCGCGGCGCTCGCCAAGGCCAAGGAAGACGGCAAGAAGAAGCCCAGCAAATATTGCCTGTCCGAAGAGGAATCCAAAAAGCCCGGGGGCATGTTCACCGGGGCGGAGGAATCGACCTGCACCTACAGCAAGTTCGAAATGTCGGGCGGCAAGATCGACATGGTCATGGTGTGCCCGGGACCGGGCGGCCAGAATATGACCATGAGCGTCAACGGCACCTTCAACGGGGATTCGGCAACCGCCGTCACTTCGGTGAAGTCCACCGGCCAGTTCGGCATGAACATGAAGGCGAATACCGTCAGCAAGCGTACCGGCGACTGCACGCCCGACGCCAAGAAATAA